One segment of Scyliorhinus torazame isolate Kashiwa2021f chromosome 14, sScyTor2.1, whole genome shotgun sequence DNA contains the following:
- the LOC140389797 gene encoding neuromedin-U receptor 1-like gives MPSDIHPLLPPISIHSCRGKTTMQLSPSQEQFPQNCSQMDYLQNRSAFLQTVYQYFCNATSQEHNLTWNGSVPEDFFLSNEELLFKYLGPRRSTFFTPVCMMYLCIFLVGALGNALTCTVIAKHKVMRTPTNYYLFSLAISDLLVLILGMPLELYEMWRNYPFLLGQAGCHFKTFLFETVCFASILNVTALSVERYIAVVHPLKAKYVVTRTHAKRVILTVWLISLCSAIPNTSLHGIYYLSTPFGEHIEESAICVLLKPAWMYNLIIQVTTVLFFFAPMITISILYLLIGLQLKREKAFSEFKPGAGHCNYQTARMEQEKARRRQVTKMLFVLVIVFGICWAPFHTDRLMWILINNWTGELHRLYQYVHIVSGVFFYFSSAVNPILYNLMSTRFREMFKEVMCRRKFQSSKPRWYSASVTRVTTRSTVLESSPCNGIPLSDIEDYE, from the exons ATGCCTTCTGatattcaccccctcctcccccccatctccattCACTCTTGCAGGGGTAAAACGACAATGCAGCTTTCGCCCAGCCAAGAACAATTCCCCCAAAACTGTTCTCAGATGGATTACTTGCAGAACCGGAGCGCGTTTCTCCAAACCGTCTACCAGTACTTCTGCAACGCCACCTCCCAAGAGCACAACCTGACCTGGAATGGCAGCGTCCCCGAGGACTTCTTCCTGTCCAACGAGGAGCTGCTCTTCAAGTACCTGGGTCCCAGGAGGTCAACCTTTTTCACGCCGGTCTGCATGATGTATCTCTGCATCTTCTTGGTGGGCGCGCTGGGAAACGCTCTGACCTGCACCGTTATCGCCAAGCACAAGGTGATGCGGACTCCCACCAACTATTACTTGTTCAGCTTGGCAATCTCGGATCTGCTGGTCCTGATTTTGGGCATGCCCTTGGAACTTTACGAAATGTGGCGGAACTACCCGTTCCTCCTCGGCCAGGCAGGTTGCCATTTCAAAACGTTCCTCTTCGAGACCGTTTGCTTTGCCTCGATATTGAACGTGACGGCCCTCAGCGTGGAGAGGTACATCGCCGTCGTGCACCCGCTCAAAGCGAAGTATGTCGTTACCAGAACTCATGCCAAACGTGTCATCCTGACGGTGTGGTTGATTTCCCTCTGTTCGGCCATCCCCAACACCAGTCTGCACGGTATCTATTACCTGAGTACACCATTCGGGGAGCACATTGAGGAGTCGGCTATCTGCGTGCTGCTGAAGCCCGCCTGGATGTACAACCTCATCATTCAGGTCACCACTGTGCTCTTCTTCTTCGCCCCGATGATCACCATAAGTATCTTGTACTTATTGATCGGGCTGCAATTGAAGCGAGAGAAGGCTTTTTCCGAGTTCAAGCCGGGTGCAGGACATTGCAATTACCAGACGGCTCGCATGGAGCAAGAAAAGGCCAGGCGTCGCCAAGTCACCAAAATGCTGT TTGTTCTGGTGATTGTATTCGGAATCTGCTGGGCACCTTTTCACACAGATCGATTAATGTGGATTCTGATAAACAATTggactggagagttacacagaTTGTATCAGTACGTACATATTGTCTCAGGAGTGTTCTTCTATTTTAGCTCAGCTGTCAATCCTATCCTCTACAACCTCATGTCGACGCGGTTCAGAGAGATGTTCAAAGAAGTGATGTGTAGGCGCAAATTCCAAAGTTCCAAACCTAGATGGTACTCTGCAAGTGTAACCAGGGTGACAACGCGCAGCACAGTGTTGGAATCCAGTCCATGTAATGGAATACCATTGTCTGATATTGAAGACTATGAATAG